A segment of the Streptomyces sp. NBC_01235 genome:
CGGCGGGACGCTCTACTCCTCCTACGGCCAGCCCAACACCGGTCGTCTGGAAGTGATGTCGCTCGACAGCACCGCCTCCTTCCCCTCCGCCGACGTCGGCGACGAGCTGTCCGGCAGCACGACCGGGCCCCTCGACTACTCCACCTACGGCGGCTACGACGTCCAGGCCACCCAGCTCGGCACCCTGGTCGACAACGGGCTGAAGCAGGAGGTGACGCGCCGGCAGAAGGGCAACGAGCTCGCCGTCGCCACGTACAACGTGGAGAACCTGGACGCGCTGGACGACCAGGAGAAGATCGACCGGCTCGCGCAGGGTGTCGCCGTCAACCTCAACGCGCCCGACATCGTGGCCCTGGAGGAGATCCAGGACGACAACGGCGCCACGAACGACGGCACCGTCACCTCCGAGGCCACCCTGAAGCGGTTCACGGACGCCATCCGCGCGGCAGGCGGGCCCCGCTACCAGTGGCGCTACGTCGCCCCGGCCAACGACCAGGACGGCGGCGAGCCCGGCGGCAACATCCGCCAGGTGTTCCTGTTCAACCCCGAGCGGGTGTCGTTCACCGACCGGCCGGGCGGCGACGCCACCACGGCGACGAGTGTGGTGAAGACGCGCAAGGGTGTCCGTCTCTCCTCCTCCCCCGGCCGCATCGATCCGACGAACGACGCCTGGGACAACAGCCGCAAGCCGCTGGTGGGCGAGTTCGTCTTCCACGGTGAGACCGTGTTCGTCATCGCCAACCACTTCACCTCCAAGGGCGGCGACCAGTCCCTGCACGGCCGCTACCAGCCTCCCGCCCGCAGCTCCGAGACACAGCGTCAGGCGCAGGCCGCCGAGGTGAACTCCTTCGTCAAGTCCCTGCTCGCGGCGGACAAGAACGCCAAGACGGTGGTGCTCGGCGACCTCAACGACTACGAGTTCTCCCGGACCGTCACCACGCTCACCGACGGCCAGGTCCTCACCCCGCTGATCACCACCCTGCCGGCCGCCGAGCGCTACACCTACGTGTACGACGGCAACTCGCAGACCCTGGACCACATCCTCACGAGCCCGGCCGTCACGCACTTCGACTACGACGTCGTGCACATCAACGCCGAGTTCGCCGACCAGGCCAGCGACCACGACCCGCAGGTCGTGCGCATCGACGTCAGCCGGTGCCGCAGGGGCTGACCGGAAGGGTCGAGCGGCGAGTGCGGGCGCGGGTCAACGGGCTATGCGCACAGGCCCCCGCCCGCCTCGTCCTCGAACACGCCCGGCCAGTAGCGCAGGCCGTCGTCCGTGGGGACGGCCGGGTCCGGGGTCGGGTCGCAGGCGACCGGGTCGACGGCGGCCAGGGTGCGCGACATCGTCTCGGCCAGCTGGTCGTAGGCCTCGGTCAGGTCGTGCACCGCGTCCAGGGCCCGCTCGCGCCGTATCAGCCAGAAGGTGAACGCCAGAGTCGAGATGTCGGCGTTGAGCGGGCGCAGGCCGAGGTCCGGCTCGCTCCAGCTCAGCACCGCGCCCGTGGCGCCGTCGACGACCAGGCTGGTGTCCTCCAGGAGATGGCCCAGGCGGATCAGCCGGTCGGCGTTCACCGGGAGCTGTCCCTCGGTGCGGACGCCGACGCCGTCCTCCGCGCCGTACTCGGCGAGGGTCTGCAGCGGCATGTCCGTCTCCAGCGAGAACCAGACGACCTCCTCCGGCAGGCCCACCTCGCGCAGGAAGCGGCGGGTCGGGGCGTGCGTGAGCGCCTTCGGGAAGTCGACGTCCTCGAAGCGGACGATCTCGCCGGCGCCGAACTCCTCGTCCAGCAGGCGGACCGGGAGGTCCAGGGCCAGGCCGGACCTCGTGCCCGGGCCGGCCACCAGGGCGAGCGGGCGGATCACCGCGGCCAGCTTCCAGAAGAGCCCGGACTCGCCGTCCGCACCCGTACGCCGCGCGCCCTCCTCGAACACCGCCAGCAGCTGCCGGGACGCCTCCGCCACCGCCTTCGGTCCGAGCCGGCCCGCATAGGAGGCGAACTGGCCGCGCAGGGCCGCCAGTTCGTCCACCGCCGTGGCGAAGCGCACCAGCTTCTCCAGAGAGGGGGCGAGCGGGCGGGTGTCCATCAGATCGGGGCAGTCGTGCAGGAAGTACGTGGTCGAGATCTCGCCCGTCATCCCGTCGAGCAGGACGGACTCCGTCTCCCGGCCGTCTGCACCCAGGATTCCGCCTATCACCAGCCGGTCGCGCAGCTCCGCCGCCAGGCGGCCTTCGGGGTCGCCCGTGGAGTCCGCGACCGTGCGCAGACCGTCCGTGCGCAGCGCCTCGAACGTCAGCAGGCCGCCGTCGCCCGGCAGGCCGGGGCCGGTGAGCCAGCGGCGCGTCGGTGCGTGCGTGACGTAGGGGTCCAGCTGGTCCTCGGTGAAGGTGATCGTCGTCGTGGCGGTGGTGGTCCTGGTCGTGCTCATCGGGTCCCCCGTGCGGAAAGTTGCGTGCGCCGTCCCACTGCTCCGCAGCCTACGCGGCACCACTGACAACGGCCCTGACCAGCGACAGCGCCCAGCACACCAGCCACCAGTCCCCCACTGACAGACGTCAGAGCACCCCCGCGCGTTCCCGTCCCGCCAGGATCGCCCCGACCGTCCGCTCCACCGTCGACTCCGTGGTGTCCGGCCACAGTCCGGTGCGCGGGGTGCGGGACCGCAGTTCCGCGTCCAGGCCGGCGACCGTCCAGGCGGCCCCGTAGCCCGTCTTCTCCCGGCCGGCCTCGCGGGCCGCCACCGTCTCGGCGGACGGCGCCAGGACGATCACGTGCAGGGGCGGCTGCGGACCAGCCCCACCCACTCGGCCGGCCACGGGCCCAGCGCCACGTCCTGCACCACCGCCGTGAAGCCCGCCTGCGCGTACGCGTCCGCCGTGGCCGCCGACAGGCGGTACCGCAGCCGGAGCTGGGCCTCGGCCCTGTCCTCGCCCGCCGCGCCAGGGACGTCCTCACGCCCGGACACGATCATGCGCCGGAAGACGTCCCCCCGCACGTGTGCCGCCCGCGGAAGGTGCTCCGCGAGCGCGCCACCGTCGACCTGCCGGCCGCCTCCCCCACTGTCCAAAGGGCGTGGGAGGTGCCCCCATCTCCCGTGATGAGGACCACGCCCCTCATGTGAGGTACACGCCGCCGAGTACCACGACCACCGCCGCCAGCACGAACAGCAGGATCCAGCCCAGCAGCTTGCCCACGCTCGGCGGGGGTTCGTACTGCCGAGGTTCCGGCTCGTGCTCGCTCACCGGTCGGTCACCACCGCCGCCTGGGGCCTTATGGGCAGCCGGTTGACCGGACGGCCCGTCGCGGCGCGGACGGCGGAGGCGATCGCCGCGGGCGAGGTCACCACCGGGACCGCGCTGGCCGCCTTCGCCCCGAACGGGGCGACCACGTCACGTTCCTCGACCAGCTTGACGATCCGGATGTCCGGGGCGTCCAGGGCCGTGGGCAGCGCGTAGCCGGTGAGGTCGGGGTGGCGGATCAGGCCGCGCGGGGTGCGGAGGTTCTCGGTGAGCGCGATACCGACGCCCTGCGTCACGCCCGCCTCGATGCGGGCGGCCAGCTGCGCCGGGTTCAGGATCCGGCCGACGTCCTGGGCGACCGCGAGTTCCACGACCCGGACCGAGCCGAGCTCGATGTCGACGTCCACGACCGCGCGAATGGCGCAGAAGGCGAGGCCGACGAAGGCGTCGCCCTGGCCCGCGGCGTCCAGCGGCTCGGTCGGGTGCGGGCGGCACTGGGCCGTCGCCCACAGCTCCTTGCCGTGCAGCTCCTCCGTGACGGTCGTCGACAGCACGCCGTCGTACGAGGTGATCTTGCCGTCGGTGATCTGGAGCAGCTCCGTGGACATGCCGAACTTGTGCGCCAGGGGCTGGAGGAGCTGGGTGCGGACCATCTTGGCCGCCCGCTCCACCGCGCCGCCGGACACCCAGGTGTGACGGCCTCGGCAGCCCGCGCCCGCCGGTGGCTGGTCGGTGTCCACCGGGGCCACGTGCACCTCGTCGATGCCGAGCGTCTCCTGGACGATCTGGCGGGCCAGCGTCGTGAAGCCCTGGCCCGTCTCCACCGCCGCGCACAGGACCGTCGCGACACCGTCCTGGACCTTCACGGTCGCCGTGGACACCTCGTCGGCGCCCTCCGCGCCCAGCATGTGCACCATGCCGAGGCCGTAGCCCACGCCCCTGCGCACCGCGCCCGGTTCGCCCGCGCCCTCGGGGCCGCCGGGCAGCAGCCACTCCTCCTCGGGCGTGTCCTTGGGGAGCTCCGGGAGGGGGAACTCCTGGACGGCCTGGAGGAGTTCGGCGACGGGGGCCGGGCAGGTCACCGTCTGGCCGGTCGGCAGGACGTCCCCGGTCGCCAGGACGTTGCGCAGCCGCAGCTCCGCCGGGTCGACGCCGAGCTTCTTCGCCAGCTTGTCCATCTGCGCCTCGTAGGCGGCGCACACCTGCATCGCGCCCTCGCCGCGCACATGGCCCGACGGCGGGTTGTTCGTCCGCACGGCCCAGCCCTCGATGAAGGCGTTCGGGACGACGTAGGGGCCGCAGGCGAAGGAGACGGCGGCGGCCAGCGCCTCGGCGGAGGTGTCGGCGTATGCGCCCGCGTCCAGCAGGATCTGCGCCTCGACCTTCACCAGCCGGCCCTCGGCGTCGGCGTGGTGGCGGTAGCGCAGCAGGGTCGGGTGGCGGTGGACGTGGCCGAGGAAGGACTCCTCGCGCGTGGCCGTGAGCTTCACCGGGCAGCCGGTCTTCAGGGCCAGCAGGCCGAGCGGGAGCTGGAAGCCCTGGTCCTCGCGGTCGGCCGTCGCGCCGGGCACACCGGTGACGACGATCTTCACGCGCTCGGGTTCGAGGCCGTAGCAGGCGGCGGCCGTGTCCCGGTCGGTGTGCGGGTCGGTGGAGGCCAGGTAGAGCTCCACGCCGCCGTCGGGACGGGGCACGGCGAGGCCGGCCTCGGCGCCGATCGGGGCGGGGTCGGCGCGGCCGATGCGGTACTGGCCCTCGACGACGATCTCGCCGGACGCGCCCGGGTCGCCGTGGTGCAGCGGGATGTGCCGGATCAGGTTGCCGTCGGGGTGCAGGGGCTCCGCCTCGAAGGCCTGCTCCGGGTCGGTCACCGGGTCGAGTACTTCGTACTCGACGATGACGGCGGCGGCGGCCATCCGCGCGGTGTCCGGGTGGTCGGCGGCGACTGCGGCGATGGGCTCGCCGTGGTGGCGGACGATCTCGGAGGCGAACACCGGACGGTCGGCCTTGCCGCGGCCGTGCACCGGGCTGCCCGGCACGTCCTCGTGGGTGACGACGGCGCGGACGCCGGGCATCTCACGCGCGTGGGACGTGTCGATGGACACGATGCGCGCGTGCGGGTGCGGGGAGCGCAGCACGGCCGCCCACAGCAGGCCCTCGGCCCACAGGTCGGCCGCGTACGGGAAGGTGCCCTCCGTCTTCGCGCGCGAGTCGGCGGGCTGAAGGGACACGCCGAGGCCGTGCGGGATCGGCTCGGGGGCCGGGGCGGCCTCCGCGGCGGTCGTCGCGGTGGCTGCTTCGTTGCTCACGCCTGGCCTCCGTCCTGGCCCTGTCCGTACGCCGGGTCATGTGGGTGGGGCTGTGCCGGGTTCTCGAACGCCGACGCGTGGACGCCGCCCGCACCCGGGCCCGCCTGGTGGGGGATACGGGCCTCGTCCCCGTCCGTCCCGGCCTCGGCGGCGGCGTGCGCCTCGCGTTCGGCGACGACGTCCTGCACGGCCTGGAGGACGCCACGGTAGCCGGAGCAGCGGCACAGGTTGCCGCACAGGGCCTGGCGGGCCTCCAGTTCCGACGGCGCCGGGTTGCCCTCCAGCAGGTCGTGCACGGTCATCGCCATGCCGGGCACGCAGAAGCCGCACTGTACGGCCCCGCACGTGGCGAGCGCCCGCTGCACGTCCGAGGGCTGCCCGTCGACGGCCAGGCCCTCGACGGTGCGGATCTCGCTGCCGGCGGTGGTGACGGCCGGGACCAGGCAGGAGGCGACGAGCCGCCCGTCCACCTGCACGTTGCAGGCCCCGCACTCGCCCTGCGAGCAGCCGTCCTTGGCGCCCGCGAGGCCGAGGCGCTCGCGCAGGACGTAGAGCAGCGACTCGCCGATCCAGGCGTCGGTCACGGGCCGCTCGGAGCCGTTGACGCGCAGCACGTAGGCGGCGAGGGGGTGTTCCTCGTGGAACGGGGACGGGGTGTCCTCGGGCGCCTCGGCGGCGTCGACCGGCTCGGCGGGCTGCGGGGAGGCGGCGTCGGGGGCCGCGTCCCCCTCGGTCTCTGCCTCCGGCACCGTTTCCGCCCCGGGATCCGGCGGGGTGTCGGCGGTTCCTTCGGCCTCAGCGGCCTCAGCGGGCTCGTGAACGGCCCTGTGGGCGCGCTCCGGGCCCCCGGCGGCCTCGGCGACTCCTTCGGCCTCGGCGGCCTGCCGAGCGGCCTCCACGGGGCCGTTCGGGGGCACCGTGTACGCCTCGGCGGAGATCTCCGGGGAGAACGTGCCGGTGGAGTGGGCGTGTTGCCCGGTGTGCCCGTGATCGTGATCGTGCCCGTGATCGTGTTCGTGCTCGGGGGCGGAGTGGTGACGGTCGGGGTCCGCTCCGTGTCCGGCGCCGTGCGAAGGCTCGTGGTGGGACTGCTCGTGGTGCGCAGGCTCGTGGTGCGAGGGCGCGTGGTCCCGCGCGTGTCCGAAGGCGGGCGCCTCCGTGGCCGCCTGTCGCGCGGCCCGGTCGGCCTCGTCCGTGGGCTGCCCCCACGCCTGGCCCGCCGTACCGGCCGTGCCCGTCGGGTCGGTCGCCCAGGGCGCCGACGCGCCGCCCGGCAGGGTGGCCGGGGGCGTGCCGCCCCACTGCTCGACCAGGGCCGACGCGGTGAACTCGCCCGACTCGTCGGGCAGGTCGCCGCCCGCGACGGGGATCGACCACTGGCCCGTCACGTCGTGGCCCGGGGCGGGCGCGGACTGCGGTGCGCCCCGGCCGCCTGCCGAGGTGTCGTCGAAGGTCCACTGGCCGGTCGCGCCCGGGTGGTACGAGAACCGGTCGTCGCCCACCGTCTGCGGGGTGCCCTGCGGGGCGGGCCAGTCGGAGCCGCCGGCCGGGGCCGCCCAGGTGGTGCCGTCCGCCTCAGGGGGCGTCGCCGCTATCGGCGGCGGCACGTAGCCGTGGCCCGGCGCTGCGAGCGGGCTGTCGCCGCGGCCGGCCAGGAGGGCGTCGATGCCGCCCTCGGGGAGCTTCACGAAGGCGGTCGCGCCGTCGTCGTAGTCCCCCTGGGGCAGCGGGTCCCAGCGGCCGCCGCCCTGCGGCGCGCCCTGGACCTGCCCGGTCTCCTGTCCGTGCCCTTGGTCGTGTCCCTGGCCGTGTCCCTGGCCGTGTCCGTGCTGGTCGTCGGTCACGACAGCGCCCTCCCCAGTGCTCGTCGGGCCAGCGCGGCGACGGTGCGCCGCAGGTGCAGTACTGCGGGCGGAAGTTCCGGTACGGAGCCGTCCGCGCCGGGCACCGGGTCGGGGATGCAGGCGGCGGCGACGTACTCCCCGAAGGCGGTCAGGGCCTCGGGGACGATCGTGCGGTTGTTGTCCCAGTCGATGAGCCGGGCGACCCACTGCTCGGCGTCCAGGGGCCGCAGCGGCATCGGCGCTATGGCGCCCACGGCGCACCGCACTCCGCGCCGGGCGGGGTCGAGAACCAGTGCCACGGAGGCGACCGCGCGGCCCGGCCCGGTGCGGCCGGTGGCCTTCAGGAAGACCTGCGGGGCGTGCAGCAGCGGCACGCGCACGTACCCGATGAGTTCGCCGCCGCGCAGCATCTCCATGCCGGCCAGCAGGTGCGACACCGGGATCTCCCGGCGGGCTCCGCGCGGGCCCGCGATGATCAGGGTCGCTTCCAGCGCGGCCAGCACGGGCAGCGCGTCGCCCGTCGGGGCGGCCGAGGCGATGTTGCCGCCCAGGGTGCCCGCGTTGCGGATCTGCGGCGGGCCCGCGGCGCGCGCGGCGGCGGCGAGCGCCGGGATGAGGGCGGCGAAGTCGGGGCGGCCCATGCGCGCGTGCGTGAGTCCGGCGCCGAGCAGCGCGTGGCCGTCCTGGTACTGCCAGCCGCGGATCTCGCTGATCCGGCCGAGTCCGACCAGTCCGGCGGGCCGCAGTTGCCCGGAGTTGACGGCGGCCATCAGGTCGGTGCCGCCGGCCACCGGTACGGCCGCGGGCATGGCCGCCAGCGCCGCCACGGCCTCGTCCAGCGTTGTGGGCAGCGTGACGGCCTGCGCCGCCTGCGGTGCGTGCGTGCTCAAAACCGGCTGCCCCTTCCCGCTGCCCCACCTGGTCCCACCTGTGTTGCCGTACGGTACGTGCTGACAGGGCGGACGTGGCAACTCTGGCACATCTTCGCAACACCCGAACGCGGGGGTCCGCTAGGAGGCATTCGCCCACCTCACCGCGCAGATGGTCCGTTTTCGTGCGGCATCACCGGTGCGTGCGAATTGCCACTCTTCGGCGACTTTGTCGGGGTTTTTCCGTGACGCGCGGGATCACCGGTTCGGGGGCGGGCCGTCGATCGGACGCCCGAGGACACCGGGCCGCCGCTGCCACGGCCGGGGCCCGGACGGCGGGCGGTAGCCGACTCCCAGGGCGTCGAGTCGCCCGTAGTGGGCCTCCATCCGCCGCTCGAAGTCGGCGAAGTCCCGTTCCTCCGGGGCGGGCAGGTCACTCCAGGCGACCTCGGCGAAGGCGGCGAGCCGGGGGAAGGCCTGGTAGTCCACGCGCGCGTGGTCCTCCATCGCCTCCGTCCACAGGTTGGCCTGCGTGCCGAGCACGTGCGCGGCCTCCTCCGGCGTCAACTCCGCGGGAACGGGCTCGAACCGATAGACGTCCTCCAGGGTGCGCACGTAGCCGATCGGCACGGGCTCGTCCGGACCGCCGTCCTGGCGGTGGTCCAGGTACACCTGCTGCTCGGGGCACATGACGACGTCGTGCCCCGCGCGCGCGGCGGCGATCCCGCCCGCGTACCCGCGCCAGGACGACACCGCCGCGCCCTCCGCGAGCCCGCCCTCCAGGATCTCGTCCCAGCCGATGAGCCGGCGCCCGCGCGCGGAGAGCCACTTGTCGAAGTGACCGACGAACCAGGACTGCAACTGGTCCTCGTCCGCGAGTCCGAGTTCCCGGATGCGGGCCTGTGCGGTGGGCGACCGCCGCCACTGGTCCTTGGGGCATTCGTCACCCCCGATGTGCACGAACTCCGAGGGGAAGAGATCGAGGACTTCCTCGAAGACCCCCTCGTAGAAGCGCAGGGTGTTGTCAGTGGGGGCGAGTACGTTCGGGTTGATGCCCCAGGTGTCCCAGACGGAGAGTGCGGTGGTGTCGATGACGTCGGTGTTGCCGAGTTCCGGATACGCGGCGATCGCGGCCTGCGAGTGTCCGGGTACGTCGATTTCGGGGACGACGGTGATATGCCGCTCGGCGGCGTACGCGACGATCTCCCGGATGTCGTCCTGGGTGTAGAAGCCACCGTGCGGCTTCTCGTCCCACAGGGGTGAGGCACGATGGCCGAATTTCGTGCGGGCTCGCCAGGAACCGACCTCGGTCAGCCTGGGGTGCCTCTTGATCTCGACGCGCCACCCCTGGTCGTCCGTCAGATGGAAGTGGAAGACGTTCAGTTTGTGCGCGGCCATCAGGTCCAGGTAACGCAGGACGCCTTCCTTGGGCATGAAGTGCCGCGCGACGTCGAGCATGAGGCCGCGCCAGCCGAAACGGGGGGCGTCCTCGATGATCTGGTGCGGGATGCCGTACATGATCCCCGGCCGCACGGGCGCGCGCCGGAAGGCGTGGCGGCCGAGGAGCTGACGCAGCGTCTGGGCGCCCCAGAAGACGCCGGCGGGGCCGCCGCCGCGGATCTCGATGCCCCAGTAGGCGAGGACGCTCAGTTTGTACGCTTCGGGCTCCAGCGTGTCGTCCAGGCACAGCCGTACGGAGTCGCGGGCGTCCTGCGGCCCGGGGCGCAGGGGCACGCCGAAGGCCGCGCCGAGGGTGGCGCGCAGCCAGCGTTCGGTGCCCTCCGTGCCGGGCCCGGCCCACACGGTGGTGTCCTCGTCGATGACGACACCGCAGCGCTTGGGGCCGTTGACGGCGCGCGGCGCGGGGACGAGGTCGATGAGGTCGATGAGGTTCTTTGCAGAAGTCACATCAGTCCTTAACCGCTCCGCCCAGCCCCGAGACCGGTCGTCGCTGTACGAGTACGAAGAACACCGGCACCGGAATCGTCATCACCGTGGAGCCCGCCGTCACGCCGCCCCAGTGCGGGGCGTCCGGCTTGCAGAAGACCAGCAGGGCCATCGGCATCGTCGACTGAGAAGTGTCGCTGATGATGAAGGACTTGGCGAAGAGGAAGTCGTTCCAGGCGGAGATGAAGGAAAACACGCTCGTGGCCACCAGCCCCGCCAGGACGAGCCGGAAAAGGATCTGCCACAGAAAGCGCGTACGACTCGCCCCGTCGACGTACGCGGCCGCCTCCAGCGCCTCCGGAACCGCTTTCACGAACCCTCTCGGCATCCAGATCGCGAAGGGTGCGAGAAGGCGATGTGCGGCAGGATCAGTGACCCCAGGGTGTTCAACCGGCCGAAGTCCCGCATGAGGAAGAACAAGGGGATCGTCAGGGCCTCCACGGGCACCGTCCGGGCCACCAGGAACATGATCGGCAAGGTGGTCCGGAAGCGGAACCGGAATCGGGTCACGGCGGTCGCGGCGAGAAACGCGATCACTCCGGAGGCGATCACCACCGTGCCCGCCACGACAAGGCTGTTGAGGCAGAATCGGCCGAATTCCTGCTGCCCGAACACGCGCCGGAAGGAATCCGGAGAAGGTGCGAGCGCCCAGGGCCGCGGCTCGCTGGAATCGATCTCCCCGGCCGGTTCGAAGGCGCTCAGCGCCATCCAGTGGAGCGGGAAGGCGACGACGGCCGCGACCGGCAGCGCGCTCGCCTCGGCGGCCGGCCGCCACGGAAGGACCACCCGTCGGACGCCTGGGGAGGGCGCAGGCGGTGACGACCGGGGCGGCGGCCGCGAGCACGGCCGGTCCGGCGGGGAGCGTGGGGAGCTTCATGGAGCGGTCCTCCAGGCGTTGCAACATGCGCAATGACTGTTTTGCTCTGCACAACACACCGGAGGCTAGGGACTACATGAACACGCCGACAAGAGGTCTCAACCACTCTGTGACCACCCGACGCACCCCGTGCAACGACAGAGGACGCGAAAGCCCCCGAAGCGCGCCAAAACGCGCCTCGGGGGCTTTGGAAGGCCGGAAGACTACTTCTTGTCGCCGCCCTTGCCCTTGTCGTCCCCGCCCACGCCCATGGACTCGAAGATCTCCTTGCACATCGGGCACACCGGGTACTTCTTCGGGTCACGGCCGGGCACCCAGACCTTGCCGCACAGCGCCACGACGGGCGTCCCGTCGAGGGCGCTCGCCATGATCTTGTCCTTCTGGACGTAGTGGGCGAAGCGCTCGTGGTCCCCGTCGCCGTGCGACACCTGCGGCGTCGGCTCTACGAGGGTCCCCGTCCCAGTGCCTCGCTGGGGCTGGGTCTCAGGCTCAAGAGTGCTCATAACCACCAGAGTACTGAAGCTCACAGCAGTCAGTTGAGCGAAGGGTCGTCCGGATACGTCGCCACCATCGCCAGCTCGCTGCGCTGGCGGCGCAGCACCTCGCGCCAGAGTCCCTCCGGGGACGGGGAGGAGACGTCGCCGGGCTCGGACTCCACGACGTACCAGGCGCCCTCCACCAGCTCGTCCTCCAGCTGGCCGGGACCCCAGCCGGCGTATCCGGCGAAGATTCGCAGGGAGCCGAGGGCGGAGGCCAGCAGTTCCGGCGGGGCCTCCAGATCGACGAGGCCGATCGCGCCGTGCACCCGGCGCCAGCCCAGCGGGGCACCGTCGACGGCCGTGCCGCCCGGGATGACGGCGACCCCCAGGGCGGAGTCGAGGGACACCGGGCCGCCCTGGAAGACGACGCCGGGATCACCGGTGAGGTCCGCCCAGTCCTCCAGGATGTCGCTCACGCCCACCGGCGTGGGCCGGTTGAGGACGACACCGAGGGAGCCCTCCTCGTCGTGGTCGAGAAGGAGCACCACCGCACGGTCGAAGTTCGGGTCCGCCAGGGCCGGCGTTGCCACGAGCAGCCGCCCTGTGAGCGAGGACACCTCGGTCATGCCAGACATGATCCCGCATCTTCCCGTGAAGTGGGGAGGCAACGCGGGGGTAGGAGGCGAGGGCAGGTCGGGCGCACGGGTGCGGCCCGGGCGCACGGAAGCGGGCGACGGGCGGCGGTGACCCCTTGTGCCCGGCGGGAAACAGTTCGTGTTGTGACACGGCTATGACGTTCCTGGGTGGTCCTTGGGCTTACGGGACAGGGGGCGACGGCGATTACTCTGTCTCATCTGGCCCTGCCCCCGATTCAAGGCCGATCCAAGGCCCTTGCCCCAATCCACCATCCATGGAACGCGAGATACATGACCGTCAACGGCTCTGACGACGTACTGCTTGTCCACGGCGGAACCCCGCTCGAGGGCGAGATCCGTGTCCGTGGTGCGAAGAACCTCGTACCCAAGGCCATGGTCGCCGCCCTGCTGGGCAGTGAGCCGAGTCGACTGCGCAACGTTCCGGACATCCGTGACGTGCGGGTCGTACGCGGCCTGCTGCAACTGCACGGGGTGACGGTCCGTCCGGGCGAGGAGCCGGGCGAGCTGGTGCTCGACCCGACCTACGTCGAGAGCGCCAACGTCGCCGACATCGACGCCCACGCGGGCTCCAGCCGTATCCCGATCCTGTTCTGCGGTCCTCTTCTGCACCGCCTCGGGCACGCCTTCATCCCGGGCCTCGGCGGCTGCGACATCGGCGGCCGGCCCATCGACTTCCACTTCGACGTGCTGCGCCAGTTCGGCGCGAAGATCGAGAAGCGGGAGGACGGCCAGTACCTGGAGGCCCCGCAGCGGCTGCGCGGCACGAAGATCCGGCTGCCGTACCCGTCCGTCGGCGCGACCGAGCAGGTGCTGCTGACGGCCGTCCTGGCGGAGGGCGTCACCGAGCTCTCGAACGCGGCCGTGGAGCCGGAGATCGAGGACCTCATCTGCGTGCTGCAGAAGATGGGCGCCATCATCGCGATGGACACCGACCGCACCATCCGCATCACCGGTGTGGACAAGCTCGGCGGCTACAACCACGCGGCCCTGTCGGACCGCCTGGAGGCCGCCTCCTGGGCCAGCGCGGCGCTGGCGACCGAGGGCAACATCTACGTCCGCGGCGCCCAGCAGCGCTCGATGATGACGTTCCTGAACACCTATCGCAAGGTGGGCGGCGCCTTCGAGATCGACGACGAGGGCATCCGCTTCTGGCACCCCGGCGGCCACCTGAAGTCCATCGCGCTGGAGACGGACGTCCACCCCGGTTTCCAGACCGACTGGCAGCAGCCGCTGGTCGTCGCCCTGACGCAGGCCACGGGTCTGTCCATCGTGCACGAGACGGTCTACGAGTCGCGGCTGGGCTTCACCTCGGCGCTCAACCAGATGGGCGCCCACATCCAGCTGTACCGCGAGTGCCTCGGCGGCTC
Coding sequences within it:
- a CDS encoding SUKH-4 family immunity protein; the protein is MSTTRTTTATTTITFTEDQLDPYVTHAPTRRWLTGPGLPGDGGLLTFEALRTDGLRTVADSTGDPEGRLAAELRDRLVIGGILGADGRETESVLLDGMTGEISTTYFLHDCPDLMDTRPLAPSLEKLVRFATAVDELAALRGQFASYAGRLGPKAVAEASRQLLAVFEEGARRTGADGESGLFWKLAAVIRPLALVAGPGTRSGLALDLPVRLLDEEFGAGEIVRFEDVDFPKALTHAPTRRFLREVGLPEEVVWFSLETDMPLQTLAEYGAEDGVGVRTEGQLPVNADRLIRLGHLLEDTSLVVDGATGAVLSWSEPDLGLRPLNADISTLAFTFWLIRRERALDAVHDLTEAYDQLAETMSRTLAAVDPVACDPTPDPAVPTDDGLRYWPGVFEDEAGGGLCA
- a CDS encoding xanthine dehydrogenase family protein molybdopterin-binding subunit, which translates into the protein MSNEAATATTAAEAAPAPEPIPHGLGVSLQPADSRAKTEGTFPYAADLWAEGLLWAAVLRSPHPHARIVSIDTSHAREMPGVRAVVTHEDVPGSPVHGRGKADRPVFASEIVRHHGEPIAAVAADHPDTARMAAAAVIVEYEVLDPVTDPEQAFEAEPLHPDGNLIRHIPLHHGDPGASGEIVVEGQYRIGRADPAPIGAEAGLAVPRPDGGVELYLASTDPHTDRDTAAACYGLEPERVKIVVTGVPGATADREDQGFQLPLGLLALKTGCPVKLTATREESFLGHVHRHPTLLRYRHHADAEGRLVKVEAQILLDAGAYADTSAEALAAAVSFACGPYVVPNAFIEGWAVRTNNPPSGHVRGEGAMQVCAAYEAQMDKLAKKLGVDPAELRLRNVLATGDVLPTGQTVTCPAPVAELLQAVQEFPLPELPKDTPEEEWLLPGGPEGAGEPGAVRRGVGYGLGMVHMLGAEGADEVSTATVKVQDGVATVLCAAVETGQGFTTLARQIVQETLGIDEVHVAPVDTDQPPAGAGCRGRHTWVSGGAVERAAKMVRTQLLQPLAHKFGMSTELLQITDGKITSYDGVLSTTVTEELHGKELWATAQCRPHPTEPLDAAGQGDAFVGLAFCAIRAVVDVDIELGSVRVVELAVAQDVGRILNPAQLAARIEAGVTQGVGIALTENLRTPRGLIRHPDLTGYALPTALDAPDIRIVKLVEERDVVAPFGAKAASAVPVVTSPAAIASAVRAATGRPVNRLPIRPQAAVVTDR
- a CDS encoding 2Fe-2S iron-sulfur cluster-binding protein; the protein is MTDDQHGHGQGHGQGHDQGHGQETGQVQGAPQGGGRWDPLPQGDYDDGATAFVKLPEGGIDALLAGRGDSPLAAPGHGYVPPPIAATPPEADGTTWAAPAGGSDWPAPQGTPQTVGDDRFSYHPGATGQWTFDDTSAGGRGAPQSAPAPGHDVTGQWSIPVAGGDLPDESGEFTASALVEQWGGTPPATLPGGASAPWATDPTGTAGTAGQAWGQPTDEADRAARQAATEAPAFGHARDHAPSHHEPAHHEQSHHEPSHGAGHGADPDRHHSAPEHEHDHGHDHDHGHTGQHAHSTGTFSPEISAEAYTVPPNGPVEAARQAAEAEGVAEAAGGPERAHRAVHEPAEAAEAEGTADTPPDPGAETVPEAETEGDAAPDAASPQPAEPVDAAEAPEDTPSPFHEEHPLAAYVLRVNGSERPVTDAWIGESLLYVLRERLGLAGAKDGCSQGECGACNVQVDGRLVASCLVPAVTTAGSEIRTVEGLAVDGQPSDVQRALATCGAVQCGFCVPGMAMTVHDLLEGNPAPSELEARQALCGNLCRCSGYRGVLQAVQDVVAEREAHAAAEAGTDGDEARIPHQAGPGAGGVHASAFENPAQPHPHDPAYGQGQDGGQA
- a CDS encoding FAD binding domain-containing protein, which encodes MSTHAPQAAQAVTLPTTLDEAVAALAAMPAAVPVAGGTDLMAAVNSGQLRPAGLVGLGRISEIRGWQYQDGHALLGAGLTHARMGRPDFAALIPALAAAARAAGPPQIRNAGTLGGNIASAAPTGDALPVLAALEATLIIAGPRGARREIPVSHLLAGMEMLRGGELIGYVRVPLLHAPQVFLKATGRTGPGRAVASVALVLDPARRGVRCAVGAIAPMPLRPLDAEQWVARLIDWDNNRTIVPEALTAFGEYVAAACIPDPVPGADGSVPELPPAVLHLRRTVAALARRALGRALS